ATATCAGTGCAGCACTCGCTCGCATTAAAAACTTTGTAGAACATCTCTAAAAAAAAGACTATGACAAAATGAAAAACTCTTGCGTTATCATTTAAATGTCATAGTCTTTTTTTTATTATTCAATAACTTTACCAATCGATTCACTAAATGTTGGATGTGGATAAATTACTTTTTTCATATCCGCTAAAGTCATTTTATTGGCAATAGATTGAGTAAACTGGCTAATCATATCAGTTGCTCTAGCACACATCATTTGCGCACCTAAAATTCTATTCGTTTCTGCTTCAACAATCACTTTTACAAAGCTACGTTCCTGTAAAGAAAGCACTGTCTTGCCATTTGCACCCATTGGATATTTTAAAGATATAACTTTTTTGCCAATTTTTTTAGCTTCATCAGCAGTCATACCAACAGATGCAATTTCTGGATTAGTATATACACAGCTAGGAATTAATGATGTTTCATAAATCATATCTTTTCCTAACATATGGCAAACAGCATTTATTGCTTCTGCCGTTGCTGTATGTGCTAATTGAATGCCACCAATCACATCACCAGCTGCATAAATATTTGACACAGAAGTCTGATAAAATTCATTTACTTTAATTTTGCCTCTATCCATTTCTACAGCAAAATTTTCATCAAATAAATTCTTACTGTATGCGCGACGACCTACAGCCATTAAAATGCAATCAGCTTTTGCCATTTGCTGTTTATCTTTTTCTGTATAATAGCAAATAAATTCGCCATCTTGTTTTTCAAGCTTTGTAACCATGGATTTTACATGAATTTGTGTACCTTTTTTTGTAAGTAGCATTTTCAAACTCTGCGCAAATTCTTTATCCATATTTGCCAAAATTCTATCTAAAGCTTCGATTATGATGACTTTTTTGCCTAATGCTGTATATAATGAAGCAAATTCTATCCCAATTACACCGCCACCGATGATAATCAAGTTATCATATGCTTTATCACTATTTAAAAGGTCATCACTTGTCATTGCATACTGTGCGCCTTCAATCGGTGGTATCGCAGGAACTGAACCTGTAGTCAATAAAATTTTATCAGCTTCGATGATTTGTACATCATCATCTTTAGTCACGCTTATCTTATGTTCATCTATGACTTTTCCAACTCCACTTAGCACCGTTACTTTGCGCATCTTCATGAGTTTAGCAATGCCATCACGCAAAGTACTTAAAACTTCTTCTTTACGCTGTTGCATCTTAACCATATCATAATTAAATTCACTGTAGCTTAAACCAATTTTTTCTGCTTGCGCTACTACATCATGATATAAGTCTGCTGTGTGCAAAAGTGTTTTTGTCGGTATACAACCACTGTTTAAACAAGTGCCACCGAGATTATCTTTTTCGATTAATACTGTTTTTAAACCATTTTTTGCTGCAAAATCTGCTGCTTCATATCCCGCAGGACCTGCACCGATAATCGCTAAATCGAATTTTTCCATTGTGCACCTCCCACTTATAGCTCTGTTTGTATCAATTCAATTAAATCGCATTTTTGTTTTTGTGAAATAGCTGTATCTTTTATCTTTGTTATAATCACATCAGCGTCATAACGACAATTTTTTAATACTTCTTTTAAATCCAAGATAAAATCTTGTTCCATCATATCAGAGTAAATTTCTATATCCTTTATAATTCCCGCACAAACGATAATATATATATCTATATTCCCCCAAGCAAATCTACGCTTGATATGATTTGTAAATTGTATCTTTCTTCCAAAAATCCAATTCCAATCGCTAAATTTATTTTCTAATTGCTTTATTTGACTCTCATCTAAATCTGCTTTTGATATATCTTCAATATCGCAATTATAAACAAATTTTAATGCTGATTTTATCTTTTCTGTCATAATCTTTCGACTAATATCTACGCAACAATCTTTTAAATTGATGACTCTAGATTTAACAGAAGACACACCTTTAGATTGCAATTTTTCCATATCTACATTGAGATATTGCATCATTTTTTCCGTATCTACATCTAAAAGCAATGTTCCGTGATGATAACAATATTTGCCAGCTTTATAAAAAGCATTGCCAGAAAATTTCTTTCTAGCAATAGTAATATCATTTCTTCCTGTTTTTTCTGCTTTTATACCTAAAGATTGCACTGCTTTTAAAATCACATTCAGTTGCCGTTCAACATCATAATTTGCTTTTTGAACGCAAAACGTAAAATTCAAATTGCCTAAATCATGATATACAGCACCGCCACCTGAAAGACGCCTTGCAATTTTGCCACCGCTTTTTTCAAATTCTTTAACACGACATTCTTGCCAAGCGTTTTGATTGCGCCCTATCACAATCGTATGCTCATTTTGCCACAAATACATAATCAATTCATTTTCTTGTACATGTGTCGTCAAAAACTCTTCTACAGCTAGATTGTGATAGGGATTTAAGCAATCATCAGTATAAAATTTTATTTTATTTATCTTCACCGAATTTATAACGTAAAACTGGTTTACGTGCTGCTTGTACTTCATCTAAACGACGAACTGGCGTATTCATCGGCATTTCAGACATAGTATCTGGATTAGTTATCGCAGTATTATAAATTTCTTTATAAATAGCAATTGCTTTATCTAATTCTTTTTTGCTTTCTGTTTCTGTAGGTTCTACCATCAATGCTTCATGTACGATAAGTGGGAAATACATTGTAGGTGGATGCATTCCATAATCGAGCATTGCTTTAGCTACATCAAGTGCTGATACATTGTGTTCATGTTTCAATTTTTCTAAAGTCATGACGAATTCATGCATACAGATACCATCGTATGCCATATCAAAAGTATCACTTAATTGTTTTTTCATATAGTTGGCATTGAGTACAGCATTAGCAGCTGCTTCGCGTATACCTTCTTTGCCTAAACTCATGATATAAGTCAAAGCTCTGACTACGATTAAGAAATGACCATAGAAATCTTTGACCATTCCATAAGAATGTTCATATCTTTCAAGTGATAATTTATCACCATTTTCCGTTACTTTATAGCCTGGCAAAAATTCAGCTAAAAATTTTTTACAGCCAATAGGGCCACTACCTGGGCCGCCGCCACCGTGTGGTGTAGCAAAAGTCTTATGCAAATTGAGATGTACTACATCAAAGCCCATATCGCCAGGACGAACCCAGCCCATTACGGCATTTAAATTTGCACCATCATAATAGCAAAGACCGCCTGCTTCATGCACTAAACGAGTGATTTCTAAAATATTTTTATCAAAAATCCCCACTGTATTTGGATTTGTGAGCATGAGCCCTGCTACTTCATCGTTGAGCACAGATTTTAAAGCTTCTAAATCTACACAACCATCACTGGATGATGGAATAGAAACGACTTCATAATCTGCCATAGAAGCACTTGCTGGATTAGTACCATGTGCTGAATCTGGGACGATAATCTTTTTGCGTTTATCATCATGACGGCTTGCATGGTACGCTTTAATCAGTAATAATCCTGAAAATTCACCATGTGCGCCTGCTGCTGGTTGGAAAGTTATCGCATCCATACCAGTGATTTCATTCAAATATTTATTTGCCAGTGATAGTACTTTTAACGCACCTTGTACAGTATCTTGTGGTTGTAATGGATGAATATCCTTAAAACCTGCAAAACTTGCTACTTCTTCATCTATTTTCGGATTGTATTTCATCGTGCATGAACCGAGTGGATAAAAGCCATTATTCACGCCATGCGCATTTTCTGCAAGCTCTGTATAATGGCGACTCAATTCATTTTCTGATAGCTCTGGCAAATTCAATGCGATAGTGCGTTTAGATTTAATTTCTACTTCTGGCACATCGCAAGGTGGTAATATTGTACATCTATGACCTTTAGTGCTTTTTTCAAAAATTAATTCCATTTTCACACCTCTTTCACTAATGCAGCTAATTCATCGATTTCTTCTTTTGTATTCATTTCTGTTGCGCACCATAAAATTTCCTGTTCATTAAGTGCTAAACCACCTAAAATTCCATTTTCAGCTAATTTAGCCAAAATATCTTGTGATTTTTTATCAGAAACAGTTACAAATTCATGGAAATATTCTTGATTATATTTCAAATTTAATCCAGCTTCTTGCAATTTAGCTGCTAAATAATGAGCTTTAGAGAGGCATTGTTTTGCTACTTCCTGTATGCCATCAGGTCCCATTGTTGCCATGTATACAGAAGCAGTCAAAGCACATAATTGCTGATTAGAACATACATTTGAACTAGCTTTTTCACGACGAATATGTTGTTCACGAGCTTGTAAAGTCAATACAAAAGCTCTTTTTCTGTCTACATCAACAGTTTGACCAACTAATCTACCTGGCAATTTACGCATCATTTTTTCTGTAGTTGCCATAAAGCCAAGATATGGGCCACCAAAACCGAGAGGAATGCCGAGTGGTTGTCCTTCACCTACCGCAATATCTGCACCAGCTTCTGCTGGAGTTTGCATTATTGCCACTGCAATAGGATTTACACCCATGATAAATTTAGCTTTCACATTATGAACTACTTCACTTATCGACTTAGCATCTTCTATATTTCCATAAAAGTTAGGTTGTTGCATATAAAAACAACTTGCTTCTTTATCTATCATTTGTTTTAAAGCTTCGATATCAGTCACACCATCTTTAGCTGGTACAATTTTTACTTCGATATCTTTACCAAAACAATATGTTTTGATTACTTCAATAACCTGTGGATTGACAGCCTGTGATACATACACAGTGTTTTGACGTTTTCTTTCATGGCACATTGCCACAGCTTCTGCTGCTGCTGTTGCTCCATCATATACAGAAGCATTTGCTACATCCATACCTGTGAGTTCACAAATCATTGTCTGGAATTCAAATATTGCTTGCAAAATTCCCTGACTGATTTCTGCTTGGTACGGTGTGTACGCTGTAATGAATTCTTCTTTACTTGTAACAGATTTTACTTCCGATGGAATATAGTGATTATATGCACCTGCTCCGCGGAATATATGCTGAAAAACTTTATTTTGCTGAGCAAGCTTTTCCATTTCGCGTTTTACAGCAAGTTCTGCCATTCCACTTGGCAAATTAAGTCCATCTTTTAAAAATGCACTTTTTGGTATATCAACAAACATATCAGCATAATCATTAAAACCACATGTTTTTAATAATTCTTGTTTTTCTTCTTCACTATTTGGTATATATGTTCCCATGCCATCACCTCAAGATTTATAAAGCTTTATCAGTCAAGTGTAGCTACAAAATCTTCATATTCTTTAGCACTTAAAAGATCTTCATGGTCTGT
The window above is part of the Megamonas hypermegale genome. Proteins encoded here:
- the lpdA gene encoding dihydrolipoyl dehydrogenase → MEKFDLAIIGAGPAGYEAADFAAKNGLKTVLIEKDNLGGTCLNSGCIPTKTLLHTADLYHDVVAQAEKIGLSYSEFNYDMVKMQQRKEEVLSTLRDGIAKLMKMRKVTVLSGVGKVIDEHKISVTKDDDVQIIEADKILLTTGSVPAIPPIEGAQYAMTSDDLLNSDKAYDNLIIIGGGVIGIEFASLYTALGKKVIIIEALDRILANMDKEFAQSLKMLLTKKGTQIHVKSMVTKLEKQDGEFICYYTEKDKQQMAKADCILMAVGRRAYSKNLFDENFAVEMDRGKIKVNEFYQTSVSNIYAAGDVIGGIQLAHTATAEAINAVCHMLGKDMIYETSLIPSCVYTNPEIASVGMTADEAKKIGKKVISLKYPMGANGKTVLSLQERSFVKVIVEAETNRILGAQMMCARATDMISQFTQSIANKMTLADMKKVIYPHPTFSESIGKVIE
- a CDS encoding lipoate--protein ligase, whose protein sequence is MKINKIKFYTDDCLNPYHNLAVEEFLTTHVQENELIMYLWQNEHTIVIGRNQNAWQECRVKEFEKSGGKIARRLSGGGAVYHDLGNLNFTFCVQKANYDVERQLNVILKAVQSLGIKAEKTGRNDITIARKKFSGNAFYKAGKYCYHHGTLLLDVDTEKMMQYLNVDMEKLQSKGVSSVKSRVINLKDCCVDISRKIMTEKIKSALKFVYNCDIEDISKADLDESQIKQLENKFSDWNWIFGRKIQFTNHIKRRFAWGNIDIYIIVCAGIIKDIEIYSDMMEQDFILDLKEVLKNCRYDADVIITKIKDTAISQKQKCDLIELIQTEL
- the gcvPB gene encoding aminomethyl-transferring glycine dehydrogenase subunit GcvPB, encoding MELIFEKSTKGHRCTILPPCDVPEVEIKSKRTIALNLPELSENELSRHYTELAENAHGVNNGFYPLGSCTMKYNPKIDEEVASFAGFKDIHPLQPQDTVQGALKVLSLANKYLNEITGMDAITFQPAAGAHGEFSGLLLIKAYHASRHDDKRKKIIVPDSAHGTNPASASMADYEVVSIPSSSDGCVDLEALKSVLNDEVAGLMLTNPNTVGIFDKNILEITRLVHEAGGLCYYDGANLNAVMGWVRPGDMGFDVVHLNLHKTFATPHGGGGPGSGPIGCKKFLAEFLPGYKVTENGDKLSLERYEHSYGMVKDFYGHFLIVVRALTYIMSLGKEGIREAAANAVLNANYMKKQLSDTFDMAYDGICMHEFVMTLEKLKHEHNVSALDVAKAMLDYGMHPPTMYFPLIVHEALMVEPTETESKKELDKAIAIYKEIYNTAITNPDTMSEMPMNTPVRRLDEVQAARKPVLRYKFGEDK
- the gcvPA gene encoding aminomethyl-transferring glycine dehydrogenase subunit GcvPA, with translation MGTYIPNSEEEKQELLKTCGFNDYADMFVDIPKSAFLKDGLNLPSGMAELAVKREMEKLAQQNKVFQHIFRGAGAYNHYIPSEVKSVTSKEEFITAYTPYQAEISQGILQAIFEFQTMICELTGMDVANASVYDGATAAAEAVAMCHERKRQNTVYVSQAVNPQVIEVIKTYCFGKDIEVKIVPAKDGVTDIEALKQMIDKEASCFYMQQPNFYGNIEDAKSISEVVHNVKAKFIMGVNPIAVAIMQTPAEAGADIAVGEGQPLGIPLGFGGPYLGFMATTEKMMRKLPGRLVGQTVDVDRKRAFVLTLQAREQHIRREKASSNVCSNQQLCALTASVYMATMGPDGIQEVAKQCLSKAHYLAAKLQEAGLNLKYNQEYFHEFVTVSDKKSQDILAKLAENGILGGLALNEQEILWCATEMNTKEEIDELAALVKEV